A genomic region of Mycolicibacterium poriferae contains the following coding sequences:
- the mftF gene encoding mycofactocin biosynthesis glycosyltransferase MftF (Members of this protein family, MftF, are glycosyltransferases, members of PF00535 (glycosyl transferase family 2). The encoding gene is found as part of the mycofactocin cassette, in Mycobacterium tuberculosis, many other Actinobacteria, and occasional members of other lineages. Mycofactocin itself, a putative redox carrier, is a heavily modified derivative of the C-terminal Val-Tyr dipeptide of the mycofactocin precursor MftA (TIGR03969).) — MTGPRLPDGFAVQVDRRVRVLGEGAALLGGSPTRLLRLAPAAQTMLNGGRLEVHDAVSAHLARTLLDATVAHPRPLSGPSHRDVTVVIPVRDNPSGLIRLVSALRGLRVVVVDDGSVTPVAEADFAGMHCDVRVVRHPRSKGPAAARNTGLAACGTDFVAFLDSDVVPRRGWLEALLGHFCDPAVALVAPRIVALHPSESVVARYEAVRSSLDLGLREAPVVPFGTVSYVPSAAIICRRSALLDVGGFDESMNSGEDVDLCWRLNEAGARLRYEPIATVAHDHRTELRKWFVRKSFYGGSAAPLAIRHPGKTAPLVISGWTLVVWMLVAIGSGIGYLASVAVAAITGQRIAKSLSSVPTEPIEVAAVAAQGLWSAALQLSSAICRHYWPVALVAAVLSRRCRRVVLVAAVLDGVFDWVTRNGNADEDTKRVGLVTYILLKRLDDIAYGLGLWSGVVRERHAGALKPQIRT, encoded by the coding sequence ATGACCGGGCCACGGCTTCCCGACGGATTCGCCGTCCAGGTGGACCGGCGGGTCCGTGTGCTCGGCGAGGGTGCCGCGCTGCTCGGAGGTTCGCCCACCCGGCTGCTCCGGCTCGCGCCGGCCGCCCAGACCATGCTCAACGGCGGCAGGTTGGAGGTTCACGACGCGGTCAGCGCACACCTCGCCCGTACTCTGCTGGACGCCACCGTCGCACACCCGCGCCCGTTGAGCGGCCCCTCGCATCGCGACGTCACGGTCGTCATCCCGGTGCGCGACAACCCTTCTGGGCTGATCCGCCTGGTTTCAGCCCTGCGTGGGTTGCGGGTCGTCGTCGTGGACGACGGATCGGTGACACCGGTCGCCGAGGCCGACTTCGCCGGTATGCACTGCGATGTCCGGGTGGTGCGACATCCCCGGAGCAAGGGGCCGGCCGCCGCCCGTAACACGGGTCTGGCCGCGTGTGGCACCGACTTCGTCGCGTTCCTGGATTCCGACGTGGTCCCACGCCGCGGTTGGCTGGAGGCCCTGCTCGGACACTTCTGCGACCCCGCCGTGGCTCTGGTGGCGCCGCGGATCGTGGCGCTGCATCCCTCCGAGAGCGTGGTCGCCCGCTACGAGGCGGTGCGATCCTCGCTGGATCTCGGTCTGCGGGAGGCGCCGGTCGTCCCGTTCGGCACGGTGTCGTATGTGCCCAGCGCCGCGATCATCTGCCGGCGCTCCGCGCTGCTGGATGTCGGGGGCTTCGACGAGTCGATGAATTCCGGTGAGGATGTCGACCTGTGCTGGCGCCTGAACGAGGCAGGTGCGCGGTTGCGTTACGAGCCGATCGCGACGGTGGCTCACGACCATCGCACCGAACTGCGAAAGTGGTTCGTCCGCAAATCCTTCTACGGCGGCTCCGCGGCGCCGTTGGCGATCCGGCATCCCGGCAAGACCGCCCCACTGGTGATCTCGGGGTGGACGCTGGTGGTGTGGATGCTGGTCGCCATCGGCTCGGGGATCGGCTACCTCGCCTCGGTGGCTGTTGCCGCGATCACCGGTCAGCGCATCGCGAAGTCGCTGTCCAGCGTGCCCACCGAGCCTATCGAGGTCGCGGCCGTGGCAGCGCAGGGACTGTGGTCGGCAGCGCTGCAACTGTCCTCGGCGATCTGTCGGCACTACTGGCCGGTGGCGCTGGTCGCCGCCGTGCTGTCGCGACGCTGCCGGCGGGTGGTGCTCGTCGCCGCGGTGCTGGATGGGGTGTTCGACTGGGTCACTCGCAACGGCAACGCCGACGAGGACACCAAACGGGTGGGGCTGGTGACCTACATCCTGCTCAAGCGACTCGACGACATCGCATACGGTCTGGGGCTCTGGAGTGGGGTGGTGCGGGAACGCCACGCCGGAGCCCTCAAGCCACAGATCCGGACCTGA
- the mftG gene encoding mycofactocin dehydrogenase MftG, translated as MTSDDLHGSRDLHGSDVLIVGAGSAGSVLAERLSADDRCRVTVIEAGPGPHDPRVGTQITDGLRLPIGAASSVVQRFSTALTDHPVRHAQIMRGAVVGGSGAVNGGYFCRALPPDIESWDLDGWRWADVLPHFKAIESDLDFPGEPHGSTGPITVRRVSEFNGCTASFVTACGEAGYPWVADLNGSSPEHPLFAGVGAVPLNIERGTRVGPGGAFLQPALDRPNLTLRTDTHARAIRLRDGRAVAVDCVGPHGAVTLYADRIVVSAGAIASAHLLMLSGIGPQEVLRAAGVPVALDLPVGVDTVDHPEWVLPVSWPPTQGRPPLEAVLTTSDGIEIRPYTVGFGAMMTGRRDDPTDRPHLGVTLMRPRSRGRITLASDDPMSAPVIEHRYDGSAADVEALRLGTELAREIAGATAEEQAFWATSQHLCGSARMGRDGDETAVVDRRCRVRGVEGLWVIDGSVLPGIPSRGPHATIVMIGHRAAEFVS; from the coding sequence ATCACCAGCGACGACCTCCACGGCAGCCGCGACCTCCACGGCAGCGACGTTCTGATCGTCGGCGCGGGCAGCGCGGGATCGGTGCTGGCCGAACGGCTTTCCGCCGACGACCGGTGCCGGGTCACGGTGATCGAGGCCGGTCCCGGCCCCCACGACCCGCGGGTCGGGACGCAGATCACCGACGGCCTGCGGTTGCCGATCGGTGCGGCGAGCTCCGTCGTGCAGCGGTTCAGCACCGCGCTGACCGATCATCCGGTCCGGCATGCGCAGATCATGCGGGGTGCGGTGGTGGGCGGGTCCGGTGCGGTCAACGGCGGGTACTTCTGCCGCGCGTTGCCCCCCGACATCGAGTCCTGGGACCTCGACGGCTGGCGGTGGGCCGATGTCCTGCCACACTTCAAGGCGATCGAGAGCGACCTCGACTTCCCCGGTGAGCCACACGGCTCGACGGGACCCATCACGGTGCGACGGGTCTCCGAATTCAACGGCTGCACAGCCTCATTCGTGACAGCGTGCGGCGAAGCGGGCTACCCGTGGGTGGCGGATCTGAACGGCTCGTCCCCTGAGCATCCGCTGTTCGCCGGGGTCGGCGCGGTTCCGCTGAACATCGAGCGCGGCACCCGGGTGGGACCCGGCGGAGCCTTCCTGCAGCCGGCCCTGGACCGGCCCAACCTGACGTTGCGCACCGATACCCACGCACGCGCCATCCGACTGCGTGACGGCCGCGCCGTGGCGGTCGACTGCGTCGGCCCGCACGGGGCGGTCACGCTGTATGCCGATCGCATCGTCGTCTCGGCGGGTGCCATCGCTTCGGCGCATCTGTTGATGCTGTCGGGGATCGGACCGCAGGAGGTCCTGCGCGCTGCGGGGGTGCCTGTCGCCCTCGACCTGCCCGTCGGTGTCGACACCGTCGACCACCCGGAATGGGTGCTGCCGGTGAGCTGGCCGCCGACGCAGGGCAGGCCGCCTCTGGAGGCGGTGCTGACCACCTCTGACGGTATCGAAATACGACCGTACACAGTCGGTTTCGGTGCCATGATGACGGGTCGTCGCGACGACCCGACAGATCGGCCACATCTCGGGGTCACCTTGATGCGGCCACGGTCTCGGGGGCGCATCACGCTCGCCTCGGACGATCCGATGTCAGCGCCGGTCATCGAGCACCGTTACGACGGCTCGGCGGCCGACGTCGAAGCGCTGCGCCTCGGCACCGAACTGGCCCGCGAGATCGCCGGTGCCACAGCAGAAGAGCAGGCGTTCTGGGCGACGTCGCAACACCTCTGCGGCTCGGCGCGCATGGGCCGAGACGGCGACGAGACAGCCGTCGTCGACCGCCGGTGCCGCGTGCGGGGTGTGGAAGGACTGTGGGTGATCGACGGTTCCGTGCTGCCGGGCATCCCGAGTCGGGGTCCGCACGCGACGATCGTGATGATCGGACACCGGGCCGCCGAATTCGTCAGCTGA
- a CDS encoding aspartate/glutamate racemase family protein, which translates to MRLLLVNPNSTASMTAAIAASASAAARPETIVEAVNPAGGPPSIETEQDEQRCVPGLLDVLQQSRQRPGQLRPDACVVACFGDPGLEEARAMLDVPVLGIAQAAMHAAALTAGTFSVVTSMSSTVSRASQLAKTYTPSQCAGVHACDIPVLQIDSDPATINPIGDLCERALTEDSSRAIVLGCAAMAPFATPLSRRLGVPVIDGVVAATVLAEALAVFS; encoded by the coding sequence GTGCGACTGCTGCTGGTCAACCCGAACTCCACCGCCTCGATGACGGCCGCCATCGCGGCCAGCGCGTCCGCGGCGGCCCGCCCCGAAACCATCGTCGAGGCCGTCAATCCTGCTGGCGGACCGCCCAGCATCGAGACCGAGCAAGACGAGCAGCGTTGTGTACCAGGACTTCTCGACGTGCTCCAGCAGTCCCGGCAGCGGCCCGGACAGCTACGCCCGGACGCGTGTGTCGTGGCCTGCTTCGGCGACCCCGGCCTCGAGGAAGCGCGCGCGATGCTCGATGTTCCGGTGCTCGGCATCGCGCAGGCCGCCATGCACGCCGCCGCGCTGACCGCGGGCACCTTCTCGGTCGTCACGTCCATGTCGTCGACCGTGTCCCGGGCGTCGCAGTTGGCCAAGACGTACACCCCGTCACAGTGCGCCGGGGTGCACGCCTGCGACATCCCGGTGCTGCAGATCGACTCGGACCCCGCCACGATCAACCCGATCGGCGACCTGTGTGAGCGGGCGCTGACCGAAGACTCCAGCCGCGCGATCGTCCTGGGCTGCGCCGCGATGGCGCCCTTCGCCACGCCGCTGTCCCGACGCCTCGGCGTCCCGGTGATCGACGGCGTCGTCGCCGCGACAGTCCTGGCCGAGGCGCTCGCGGTGTTCAGCTGA
- a CDS encoding MFS transporter, whose protein sequence is MAETSTRSTPTLDAAADGLSHRARIWLLAVASMDVLLVISSMVALNAALPDIAVQTSASQSQLTWIVDGYTLALACLLLPAGAVGDRYGRRGALLLGMAVFLVASLAPTLLDSPTQIIVARAAAGVGAAFIMPATLSLLTAAFPKSERSKAVGIWAGVAGSGAIIGFLGTGVLLEFFGWQSIFYALAGAALLMLILTGTIGSSRDETATPIDWLGASLIGVAIAVFVLGVVEAPVQGWGDPLVVGCLAAGILLGGAFATVELRRRHPLLDVRLFARADFATGAVGITFLFFANFGFFYIVMQFMQLVMDYTPLQTAFALAPLALPVLILSATVHLYLPRLGLRGSASIGLLLLAGGLFLMRFLTADATFIDLAWPLLVMACGIGICTAPTTSAIMGAVPDEKQGVASAVNDATREIGAAVGIAVAGSILAAVYHGALTPHLSPYPAEIRDSATDSLASALRASELMGPQGGQLATLAQDAFMQSMDHALLVMAVVIATAAVFVAVWSPGRDGRQAGFIRHIRRRGAHRASGPASSAQTGTGP, encoded by the coding sequence GTGGCCGAAACCTCGACACGGTCCACCCCGACCCTCGACGCGGCCGCGGACGGGCTGTCGCACCGCGCCCGGATCTGGTTGCTGGCAGTCGCCAGCATGGATGTCCTCCTTGTCATCTCGTCGATGGTGGCGCTGAACGCCGCGTTACCGGACATCGCCGTACAGACCTCGGCCAGCCAGTCCCAGCTCACCTGGATCGTCGACGGTTACACGCTGGCACTGGCCTGCCTGCTGCTGCCCGCCGGGGCCGTCGGGGACCGCTACGGCCGCCGGGGCGCGCTGCTGCTGGGGATGGCCGTCTTCCTGGTCGCGTCGTTGGCCCCCACGCTGCTGGACAGCCCGACCCAGATCATCGTCGCGCGGGCCGCTGCCGGTGTCGGGGCGGCGTTCATCATGCCCGCCACGCTGTCGCTGCTCACCGCGGCGTTCCCGAAATCCGAGCGCAGCAAAGCGGTCGGCATCTGGGCCGGGGTGGCCGGTTCAGGGGCCATCATCGGGTTCCTGGGCACCGGGGTCCTGCTGGAGTTCTTCGGGTGGCAGTCGATCTTCTACGCCCTCGCCGGAGCAGCACTGCTGATGCTGATCCTGACCGGCACCATCGGTTCGTCCCGCGACGAAACCGCCACCCCCATCGACTGGCTGGGCGCCTCGCTGATCGGAGTGGCGATCGCCGTCTTCGTCCTCGGCGTGGTCGAGGCACCCGTGCAGGGGTGGGGCGATCCGCTGGTGGTGGGGTGTCTCGCCGCGGGCATCCTCCTGGGCGGCGCGTTCGCCACCGTGGAACTGCGCCGCCGCCATCCCCTGCTCGACGTCCGACTGTTCGCCCGAGCCGATTTCGCCACCGGCGCGGTCGGGATCACGTTCCTGTTCTTCGCCAACTTCGGCTTCTTCTACATCGTCATGCAGTTCATGCAGCTGGTCATGGATTACACCCCGCTGCAGACCGCGTTCGCGCTGGCGCCGCTCGCCCTGCCGGTGCTGATTCTCAGTGCCACCGTGCATCTCTACCTTCCGCGACTCGGCTTGCGGGGCAGCGCCTCGATCGGTCTGCTGCTGCTGGCCGGCGGCTTGTTCCTGATGCGCTTTCTGACCGCGGACGCCACGTTCATCGACCTGGCCTGGCCGCTGCTGGTCATGGCCTGCGGAATCGGCATCTGCACGGCGCCGACGACGTCGGCGATCATGGGCGCCGTGCCCGACGAGAAGCAGGGCGTCGCGTCGGCGGTCAACGACGCCACCCGTGAGATCGGCGCCGCAGTCGGTATCGCGGTGGCCGGGTCGATTCTGGCCGCCGTGTATCACGGGGCGCTGACACCGCATCTGAGTCCGTACCCCGCCGAGATCCGCGACAGCGCAACCGACTCGCTGGCGTCGGCACTGCGGGCCTCGGAGCTCATGGGTCCGCAGGGCGGGCAACTGGCGACGCTGGCCCAGGACGCCTTCATGCAGTCGATGGACCACGCGCTGCTCGTCATGGCGGTGGTGATCGCCACCGCCGCGGTGTTCGTCGCGGTGTGGTCACCAGGGCGCGACGGCCGCCAGGCCGGCTTCATCCGGCACATCCGTCGCCGGGGGGCTCACCGCGCGTCCGGTCCGGCGAGTTCAGCGCAGACCGGCACCGGACCGTAA
- a CDS encoding TetR/AcrR family transcriptional regulator, translating into MAHEGGGDPRPARSRARLLEAATALLRAGGPSAVTIDAVTRRADVARATLYRHFPSANDLVAAAFTSLIPPPPMPPESGSLRDRLIAVVSGWAESIAEAPTTLTAMAWLSLGPDIGELPDAGRARGASPQVLSLRERIAEQYSAPFDAVFGGPSAADELRPVDRPTAFALLIGPLAFGRISTLTDFDYRTVATAAVDGFLAVFAREVSGSSTESGGA; encoded by the coding sequence GTGGCCCACGAGGGTGGTGGTGACCCGCGGCCGGCGCGGTCGCGGGCGCGACTGCTCGAGGCGGCGACCGCGTTGCTGCGCGCGGGCGGACCGAGCGCGGTCACCATCGATGCCGTCACCCGCCGGGCCGACGTCGCGCGCGCGACCCTCTACCGGCATTTCCCCAGTGCGAACGACCTTGTGGCGGCGGCGTTCACCAGCCTGATCCCGCCGCCGCCGATGCCGCCGGAGAGCGGCAGTCTGCGGGATCGGCTGATCGCGGTCGTCTCCGGTTGGGCCGAGTCGATCGCCGAGGCGCCGACCACGCTGACCGCCATGGCGTGGTTGTCGCTGGGGCCGGACATCGGCGAACTGCCCGACGCCGGGCGGGCCCGCGGCGCGAGCCCGCAGGTGCTCTCGCTGCGGGAGCGGATCGCCGAGCAGTATTCGGCCCCGTTCGACGCGGTGTTCGGCGGCCCGTCGGCCGCGGACGAACTCCGCCCGGTCGACCGGCCCACCGCCTTCGCGTTGCTCATCGGGCCGCTGGCATTCGGCCGGATCAGTACGCTGACCGACTTCGACTACCGGACCGTGGCCACCGCGGCGGTGGACGGCTTCCTGGCGGTGTTCGCCCGCGAGGTCAGCGGATCGAGTACCGAATCGGGAGGTGCTTGA
- a CDS encoding cytochrome P450: MSTSAPDLNMDSKTKEATTVLADPTAYADDDRLHPALAHLRAHRPVAWVDHEPYRPFWAVTKHADIMAVERDNELFISGPRPLLMPAEGDDVMKQQQDAGIGLRTLIHMDDPHHRDVRKIGADWFRPKAMRDLKVRVDELARRYVDRMREIGPECDFVTEVAVNYPLYVILSLLGMPEEDFPRMLKLTQEMFGGDDTEHKRGEGTTEDLLAVLMDFFTYFNALTAARRENPTGDLASAIANGTINGEPLSDMDTVSYYVIVASAGHDTTKDAISGGLHALIDYPDQLDRLRGDMSLMGTAVEEMIRWATPVKEFMRTATADTEIRGVPIAQGDSVYLAYVSANRDEEVFADPFRFDVGRDPNKHLAFGYGVHFCLGAALARMEMNSFFTELVPRLESIEFAGRPELSATTFVGGLKHLPIRYSIR, encoded by the coding sequence ATGAGCACATCGGCACCGGATCTGAATATGGACTCGAAGACCAAGGAGGCCACGACGGTCCTGGCCGATCCGACCGCCTACGCCGACGACGACCGGCTCCATCCGGCGCTGGCACATCTGCGGGCGCACCGCCCGGTGGCGTGGGTCGACCACGAGCCCTACCGGCCGTTCTGGGCGGTCACCAAGCACGCCGACATCATGGCGGTGGAGCGGGACAACGAACTGTTCATCAGCGGCCCGCGCCCCCTGCTGATGCCCGCCGAGGGCGACGACGTGATGAAACAGCAGCAGGACGCCGGGATCGGATTGCGCACGCTGATCCACATGGACGACCCGCACCACCGCGACGTACGCAAGATCGGCGCCGACTGGTTCCGCCCGAAAGCCATGCGCGACTTGAAGGTTCGAGTCGACGAGCTGGCCAGACGCTACGTCGACCGAATGCGGGAGATCGGACCCGAATGCGACTTCGTCACCGAGGTCGCCGTGAACTACCCGCTGTATGTGATCCTGTCGCTGCTCGGCATGCCCGAAGAGGACTTTCCGCGCATGCTCAAGCTCACCCAGGAGATGTTCGGCGGCGACGACACCGAACACAAGCGGGGCGAAGGCACCACCGAGGATCTGCTCGCGGTGCTCATGGACTTCTTCACCTACTTCAACGCGCTGACGGCCGCCCGACGGGAGAACCCCACCGGCGACCTCGCCTCGGCGATCGCCAACGGCACCATCAACGGCGAGCCGCTGTCCGACATGGACACCGTGTCGTACTACGTGATCGTGGCCAGCGCCGGTCACGACACCACCAAGGACGCGATCTCCGGAGGGCTGCACGCGCTGATCGACTACCCCGATCAGCTCGACCGGTTGCGCGGTGACATGAGCCTGATGGGCACCGCGGTCGAGGAGATGATCCGGTGGGCCACGCCGGTCAAGGAGTTCATGCGCACCGCGACCGCCGACACCGAGATCCGCGGCGTGCCGATCGCCCAGGGCGATTCCGTCTATCTGGCCTACGTGTCGGCCAACCGGGACGAGGAGGTCTTCGCCGATCCCTTCCGCTTCGACGTCGGCCGCGACCCGAACAAGCACCTGGCCTTCGGCTACGGTGTGCACTTCTGCCTGGGCGCCGCACTGGCCCGGATGGAGATGAACAGCTTCTTCACCGAGTTGGTCCCGCGGTTGGAGTCCATCGAGTTCGCCGGTCGGCCCGAGCTGTCGGCCACCACGTTCGTCGGCGGGCTCAAGCACCTCCCGATTCGGTACTCGATCCGCTGA
- a CDS encoding carboxylesterase/lipase family protein — translation MRASVPGRIGTVLAVLVLAAAGCSSPPTERPTPTDPAVVHTEAGALRGVSAEDHRLFAGIPYAAPPTGPLRFQPPRSAPPWDGVRDATHYGPRCLQDLSGDLELGRQTDEDCLNLNVWTPASDTAGKRPVMVWIHGGAFVNGSGRIYDARRLVARGDIIVVTINYRLGALGFLAHPALGPPGEVGNYGLADQQAALRWVRDNIDAFGGDPDRVTVAGESAGGMSVCDHLVAPASQNLFSAAVIMSAPCQAQGALPVAEARSTDYAAGLGCADNGSAAACLRSLPADRLREPVWFYRIGEDELTGPVTGTAALPDDPVTAIGSGRAARVPVLIGTTRDEFTLFVGLQYLRENRTYTDADYPELLADTFGADASAVAERYPLSAFSSVALAYAASVTDGMFACVGDRLAQDLARTQSVYFYEFNDRGAPAPEPLRTLPFPVGASHSLELRYLFDVGGAPPLDAAQQRLAEQMIDYWSSFVKTGAPVAAGQPDWPQVDAGVMSLQPDGSRMVDDFSRVHQCPFWAGLR, via the coding sequence ATGCGCGCATCGGTCCCCGGCCGCATCGGGACTGTCCTTGCGGTGCTGGTGCTGGCCGCGGCGGGTTGTTCCTCGCCCCCGACCGAGCGCCCGACTCCCACCGACCCCGCCGTCGTCCACACCGAGGCCGGTGCCCTGCGCGGGGTCAGTGCCGAGGACCACCGGTTGTTCGCCGGTATCCCGTACGCGGCGCCTCCGACCGGGCCGCTGCGGTTCCAGCCGCCGCGGTCCGCGCCGCCGTGGGACGGGGTGCGCGACGCCACCCACTACGGGCCACGCTGCCTGCAGGATCTCAGTGGCGATCTCGAGCTGGGCCGCCAGACCGATGAGGACTGTCTGAACCTCAACGTCTGGACGCCGGCCTCCGACACCGCCGGGAAACGGCCGGTGATGGTGTGGATCCACGGTGGCGCATTCGTCAACGGCAGCGGCCGGATCTATGACGCGCGCCGGCTCGTCGCCCGCGGCGACATCATCGTCGTCACGATCAACTACCGCCTCGGGGCGCTGGGCTTTCTGGCCCATCCCGCGTTGGGCCCGCCCGGCGAGGTGGGCAACTATGGGCTCGCCGATCAGCAGGCCGCGCTGCGCTGGGTGCGCGACAACATCGACGCCTTCGGCGGAGACCCCGACCGGGTCACGGTGGCGGGGGAGTCGGCGGGGGGTATGTCGGTGTGCGATCACCTGGTCGCGCCGGCCTCGCAGAACCTGTTCTCGGCCGCGGTCATCATGAGCGCCCCCTGTCAGGCTCAGGGCGCGCTGCCCGTCGCCGAGGCCCGCAGCACCGACTACGCCGCCGGGTTGGGGTGCGCCGACAACGGCTCGGCGGCGGCGTGCCTGCGGAGCCTGCCCGCCGACCGGCTGCGGGAGCCGGTGTGGTTCTACCGCATCGGAGAGGACGAACTCACCGGCCCGGTGACCGGCACCGCGGCGCTGCCGGACGACCCCGTGACCGCGATCGGCTCCGGACGCGCGGCGCGGGTGCCGGTGCTGATCGGGACCACCCGCGACGAATTCACGCTGTTCGTCGGGCTGCAATATCTCCGCGAGAACCGGACCTACACCGACGCCGACTACCCGGAGCTGCTGGCGGACACCTTCGGCGCCGATGCGTCCGCGGTGGCCGAGCGGTACCCGCTCAGCGCGTTCTCCAGCGTGGCGCTGGCCTATGCGGCCAGTGTCACCGACGGGATGTTCGCCTGCGTCGGTGACCGGCTGGCTCAGGACCTGGCCCGCACCCAGAGCGTCTACTTCTACGAGTTCAACGATCGAGGCGCGCCCGCTCCGGAGCCGCTGCGCACGCTGCCGTTCCCGGTCGGCGCGAGCCACTCGCTGGAGTTGCGCTATCTGTTCGACGTCGGGGGTGCCCCACCCCTCGACGCCGCGCAACAGCGGCTGGCCGAACAGATGATCGACTACTGGTCTTCGTTCGTGAAGACCGGCGCACCTGTGGCCGCGGGCCAGCCCGACTGGCCGCAGGTCGACGCCGGGGTGATGTCGCTGCAGCCCGACGGCAGCCGGATGGTCGACGACTTCTCCCGGGTCCACCAGTGCCCGTTCTGGGCGGGCCTGCGGTGA
- the rpsJ gene encoding 30S ribosomal protein S10, which produces MAGQKIRIRLKAYDHEAIDASARKIVETVTRTGASVVGPVPLPTEKNVYCVIRSPHKYKDSREHFEMRTHKRLIDILDPTPKTVDALMRIDLPASVDVNIQ; this is translated from the coding sequence GTGGCGGGACAGAAGATCCGCATCAGGCTCAAGGCCTACGACCATGAGGCCATTGATGCCTCAGCGCGCAAGATCGTCGAGACGGTCACCCGGACGGGCGCCAGCGTGGTCGGTCCGGTGCCGCTGCCGACCGAGAAGAACGTGTATTGCGTCATCCGGTCGCCGCACAAGTACAAGGACTCGCGGGAGCACTTCGAGATGCGCACCCACAAGCGGTTGATCGACATCCTCGACCCGACGCCGAAGACCGTTGACGCGCTGATGCGGATCGATCTGCCGGCCAGCGTCGACGTCAACATCCAGTAG
- the rplC gene encoding 50S ribosomal protein L3, producing MARKGILGTKLGMTQVFDENNKVVPVTVVKAGPNVVTRIRTPERDGYSAVQLAYGEISPRKVTKPVSGQYAAAGVNPRRHLAELRLDSEDAAAAYEVGQELTAEIFADGNYVDVTGTSKGKGFAGTMKRHGFRGQGASHGAQAVHRRPGSIGGCATPGRVFKGTRMSGRMGNDRVTTQNLKVHKVDAENGVLLIKGAIPGRNGGLVVVRTAVKRGEK from the coding sequence ATGGCTCGTAAAGGAATTCTGGGCACCAAGCTGGGCATGACGCAGGTGTTCGACGAGAACAACAAGGTCGTGCCGGTGACGGTCGTGAAGGCCGGGCCCAACGTCGTCACGCGCATCCGCACCCCGGAGCGCGACGGATACAGCGCCGTGCAGCTCGCCTACGGTGAGATCAGCCCCCGCAAGGTGACCAAGCCCGTGTCCGGCCAGTACGCCGCCGCGGGTGTCAACCCGCGCCGTCACCTCGCCGAGCTGCGTCTCGACAGCGAAGACGCGGCGGCCGCCTACGAGGTCGGTCAGGAGCTGACGGCCGAGATCTTCGCCGACGGCAACTACGTCGACGTGACCGGCACCAGCAAGGGCAAGGGCTTCGCCGGCACCATGAAGCGCCACGGCTTCCGCGGCCAGGGCGCCAGCCACGGTGCCCAGGCGGTGCACCGCCGGCCCGGCTCGATCGGTGGCTGCGCCACCCCGGGCCGCGTGTTCAAAGGCACCCGTATGTCGGGGCGCATGGGTAATGACCGCGTCACGACCCAGAACCTGAAGGTGCACAAGGTCGACGCCGAGAACGGCGTGCTGTTGATCAAGGGCGCCATCCCCGGACGCAACGGTGGACTGGTCGTCGTCCGCACCGCAGTCAAGCGAGGCGAGAAGTAA
- the rplD gene encoding 50S ribosomal protein L4 — translation MTLKIDVNTPAGKKDGSVELPGELFDVEPNVALMHQVVTAQLAAARQGTHSTKTRGEVSGGGKKPYRQKGTGRARQGSTRAPQYTGGGTVHGPKPRDYSQRTPKKMIAAALRSALSDRARNDRIHAVTELVEGQTPSTKSAKAFLSTLTDRRQVLVVIGRADETSTLSVRNLPGVHVISPDQLNTYDVLKADDVVFSVEALNAYIEANNKSEVSA, via the coding sequence ATGACACTCAAGATCGATGTGAACACTCCGGCCGGCAAGAAGGACGGCAGCGTGGAGCTCCCCGGTGAGCTCTTCGACGTCGAGCCCAACGTCGCGCTGATGCACCAGGTGGTCACGGCTCAGCTGGCCGCCGCACGTCAGGGCACGCACTCGACGAAGACCCGCGGTGAGGTCTCCGGCGGCGGCAAGAAGCCGTACCGGCAGAAGGGCACCGGCCGCGCCCGCCAGGGTTCGACCCGCGCCCCGCAGTACACCGGCGGCGGCACCGTGCACGGCCCGAAGCCACGCGACTACAGCCAGCGCACCCCGAAGAAGATGATCGCCGCCGCGCTGCGCAGCGCGCTGTCGGACCGGGCGCGCAACGACCGGATCCACGCCGTCACCGAGCTGGTGGAGGGGCAGACGCCGTCGACGAAGAGCGCCAAGGCGTTCCTGTCGACCTTGACCGACCGCAGGCAGGTTCTGGTCGTCATCGGCCGCGCCGACGAGACCAGCACGCTGTCGGTACGCAATCTGCCCGGCGTGCACGTGATCTCGCCCGATCAGCTGAACACCTACGACGTCCTCAAGGCCGACGACGTGGTCTTCAGCGTGGAGGCGCTCAACGCTTACATCGAGGCGAACAACAAGTCGGAGGTGTCTGCCTGA